The following DNA comes from Gottschalkia purinilytica.
TAATTAGTTCTAAGGGCCGCTTTGTTCTTAATAGCTAAATCTAAATCATAGTTACTTATATCTTTTAAATCAATAGAATTATTCTTATTAAATGCAACCAAATTATGATTTTGATTATCATAGACTTCTAATTGGTTGCCGTTTGTATCATATAAAGAAACTCCTACATCATAAGTTTTTAATAGCTCCATCCCTATTAATTCTTTATTTTTTTCAAATGAATCACTATTCTCTGTCAATTCTTTTACTACAAAAAATTGTTTTAGATAATTTCTAGAACTTTTATATAGCTCTTCCATATCTTTTTTTATTATTTCTTCCGTATTTTTATATACTATATTTTGGGCCAAAAGATTTAAGCTCATAAGAGCTATAAAAAAAACAGTAAAGTATCCTATTAAAAACTTATATTTTATAGATATCTTCATTATTTCTCTTTTCTCTCCTTTATTTTATCTACTATATCATCCTCTAAACCTATATCCTACACCATATATTGTTTCTATAATATTAGGATCAACTTTTTTCCTTACTCGTTGGACATGTACGTCTATGGTTCTTAAATCACCTTCAAAATCCATATCCCATACTCTATCTAAAATATCTTCACGCTCAAATACTCTTCCTTTATTCTCACAAAATAATAATAACAGGTCATATTCTTTTGGTTTTAACTTTACTTCTTTATTATCTTTGTATATCTTTCTACTTAGCCTGTCCAGCTTTATATCATTTCCTATATAAATAATCTCTTGTTTATTATGATCTTTTATATTTTCTAGTCTTCTTAATATTACCTTCATTCTTGCTATGACTTCTCTTATGTCAAATGGCTTAGTTATATAGTCATCTGCTCCTAACTCTAAGCCTAATACCTTATCTACTATATCATTCCTAGCTGTAAGCATTAAAACAGGTATTTTATATTTTAAGTTTATTATTTTACATATGTCAAAACCATTCATATCTGGTAGCATTATATCTAATATTATCAGGTTAGGATTCATTTTTTCTATAGTTTCTATTCCTTCCTTACCTGTAAAAACACATTTTACAGAATATCCCTCTTTTCTAAGAGAATAAGACAGTATATCACAAATTGACTCTTCATCTTCTATTATTAATATTTTATTTTTTTCCATCGCTATCCTCCTAGCTTTTATAATTTAAAAGTCCATTGTCTTCTAAGTATATATAATCTATTTAATATAACAAAACACATGTAAAGTCAATAAAATAAAAAGTAATGAATTTAGTTTGTCAATCTAAACTCATTACTTTTATAATTTCTCTATTAATGATATACTACTTTCTCGGCTTTTTAAAGCATAAATACCAATCTATACATTCCAATTCTTTATGACACCTTTTTCGTTCCTTTAATTCTTTATAAGTCTGTGGAGGAGGAATTACTACTGGTTTACCAGGTATCCAATTAGCAGGAGTAACTACTTTTTCTTTATCACTTGTTTGAAGTGCATCTATAAGACGAAGTATTTCTGGAATATTTCTTCCATTTGTAAGTGGATAAACCAAAATTGCTCTAATTTTTTGTTTTGGATCTATTACAAATACGTTTCTTACTGTTTCAGTAGAACTAACATCTGGTGAAATCATTCCATATGCTCTAGATATTCTTCCATCTCTATCAGCAATAATTGGAAAAGGTATTTCAACTCCTGTATTTTCATAGATATTATATACCCAAGCTAAATGAGATGGGTTACTATCTATACTTAATCCTAAAAGCTGTGTATTTCTATTTTTAAAATGACAAAAATATTTTGCAAATGCTATAAATTCAGTAGTACAAACTGGAGTGAAATCTCCAGGATGCGAAAAAAGAACTATCCACTTTCCCTTAAAGTCTGAAAGTTTTATTGTTCCAAATGTAGTCAATGCCTTAAATTCAGGTGCTTTCATTCCTAATTTAAGACATTTAGATTCATTATATTTATGCTCTCTCATGTAATTTTCTCACCACCATAAGTTTTTTTAATTTAGTCATATATTTACATATTATGTGTAATACGTACTTATGGTGTTCTTAGCATTTATATTTAGATTATTTATTAAACTCCATTATACATTCTACTTCCTTAGTTTTTTCATCAATATTTTCTGACTTTATTTTAAATCCCATCTTATCATAAAAATTAACTGCTCTTTTATTCTTCTTATAAACTCCTAATCTCAACATACTATATTTAGATTTTACATAGTTGATTAAATGTTTACCGATTCCATTTCCTTGGGAATTAATATCTACAAATAAACCTCCTATATATTCTTCTGACACAATACT
Coding sequences within:
- a CDS encoding response regulator transcription factor, which produces MEKNKILIIEDEESICDILSYSLRKEGYSVKCVFTGKEGIETIEKMNPNLIILDIMLPDMNGFDICKIINLKYKIPVLMLTARNDIVDKVLGLELGADDYITKPFDIREVIARMKVILRRLENIKDHNKQEIIYIGNDIKLDRLSRKIYKDNKEVKLKPKEYDLLLLFCENKGRVFEREDILDRVWDMDFEGDLRTIDVHVQRVRKKVDPNIIETIYGVGYRFRG
- a CDS encoding peroxiredoxin, whose product is MREHKYNESKCLKLGMKAPEFKALTTFGTIKLSDFKGKWIVLFSHPGDFTPVCTTEFIAFAKYFCHFKNRNTQLLGLSIDSNPSHLAWVYNIYENTGVEIPFPIIADRDGRISRAYGMISPDVSSTETVRNVFVIDPKQKIRAILVYPLTNGRNIPEILRLIDALQTSDKEKVVTPANWIPGKPVVIPPPQTYKELKERKRCHKELECIDWYLCFKKPRK
- a CDS encoding N-acetyltransferase, giving the protein MIRKLDINNETELKRVMTIWQEANIKAHDFIPKEYWISNYDIVKNEYIPNSDTYLYLKDDEIKGFISIVSEEYIGGLFVDINSQGNGIGKHLINYVKSKYSMLRLGVYKKNKRAVNFYDKMGFKIKSENIDEKTKEVECIMEFNK